A stretch of bacterium DNA encodes these proteins:
- the rimM gene encoding ribosome maturation factor RimM (Essential for efficient processing of 16S rRNA): MAQELCLIGSIVAAHGIRGAVKVQSHSDIPGRFESLEQVLVGEEAENVRTMEISTVSEQPATVFVQFAGVEDRDAAEDLIGLNLYVTEDEMEAPPEGRYFVHDLIGCKVETPEGEARGSVRDVLLLPANDVYVVEYHGFEVLVPAVPDFIQSVNTAEKRIVVTPVPGLFEDVDED, encoded by the coding sequence ATGGCACAGGAACTCTGTCTGATCGGAAGCATTGTCGCCGCGCACGGCATTCGTGGCGCGGTGAAAGTGCAGTCCCATTCCGACATCCCCGGTCGATTTGAAAGCCTCGAGCAGGTGCTCGTCGGCGAGGAGGCTGAGAATGTCCGCACAATGGAGATTTCAACCGTCTCGGAACAGCCTGCTACCGTTTTTGTACAGTTCGCCGGCGTTGAGGACCGCGATGCCGCGGAAGACCTCATCGGTTTGAACCTCTATGTGACGGAAGACGAGATGGAAGCGCCGCCTGAAGGACGCTACTTCGTCCATGATCTGATCGGCTGCAAGGTGGAAACGCCTGAAGGAGAAGCGCGGGGAAGCGTGCGCGACGTGTTGCTGCTCCCCGCCAACGATGTGTACGTGGTCGAGTACCACGGTTTCGAGGTCCTGGTCCCCGCCGTGCCGGACTTCATCCAGAGCGTGAACACGGCGGAAAAACGCATCGTGGTAACGCCCGTGCCCGGGCTGTTCGAGGATGTCGATGAGGATTGA
- the trmD gene encoding tRNA (guanosine(37)-N1)-methyltransferase TrmD, protein MRIDVITGHPSLFTGPLSESIVKRAQEGGYVQIELHDLRDFTHDKHRTIDDTPYGGGAGMILKPEPLFECIEMLQQQRSYDQVILTTPMGEVYDQNRCKRLSMHENLIIICGHYKGIDQRVIDQLVTMELSIGDYVLTGGELAAAVIIDSVVRLIPGVIGDGESLLSDSFMDGELDCPYYTRPPEYRGSRVPEDLLSGDHKRVEKWRRKEAARITRQRRPDLLDEAPRRRNRND, encoded by the coding sequence ATGAGGATTGATGTCATTACCGGCCACCCGTCGCTGTTCACGGGTCCACTGAGCGAGAGCATCGTCAAACGCGCGCAGGAAGGCGGCTACGTGCAGATCGAACTGCACGACCTCCGCGACTTCACGCATGACAAGCATCGCACGATTGATGACACACCCTATGGCGGCGGCGCAGGAATGATTCTCAAACCGGAGCCGCTGTTTGAATGCATCGAGATGCTGCAGCAGCAGCGCAGTTACGATCAGGTTATTCTCACCACGCCCATGGGCGAGGTCTACGATCAGAACCGCTGCAAGCGGCTGTCGATGCACGAGAACCTGATCATCATCTGCGGACACTACAAGGGCATCGATCAGCGCGTCATCGACCAGCTGGTTACCATGGAGCTCTCCATCGGCGATTATGTGCTGACCGGTGGGGAACTGGCCGCGGCGGTCATTATTGATTCCGTGGTCCGCCTCATCCCCGGAGTGATCGGGGATGGAGAATCGCTGCTCAGCGATTCATTCATGGACGGAGAGCTGGACTGCCCCTACTACACACGTCCCCCGGAATACCGCGGCAGTCGCGTGCCTGAGGACCTGCTCTCCGGCGATCACAAGCGCGTGGAGAAGTGGCGACGCAAGGAAGCGGCCCGCATCACGCGACAGCGCAGGCCGGATCTGCTGGATGAGGCGCCCCGGCGGCGAAACAGAAATGATTGA
- the rpsP gene encoding 30S ribosomal protein S16 — translation MQRRGRKKLPIYKIVAADSRSPRDGRFIEAIGQYKPLTVPAELEIDKERALYWLGVGAQPSDTVRSLLSDQGIMLHFHLLRKGKSEDEIAQELEAWQKAKDERKAKTVSKKQLRAQRRAEAEAKAKAEEEAKAKAEAEAKAKEEAEAAAAAAAEAPAEEAPAEEAAADDAAEEKAE, via the coding sequence ATGCAGAGAAGAGGCCGTAAGAAACTGCCGATCTACAAGATCGTAGCCGCCGATTCTCGTTCGCCCCGTGATGGTCGTTTTATTGAAGCAATTGGTCAGTACAAGCCGCTGACGGTTCCGGCAGAGCTGGAAATCGACAAGGAACGCGCACTGTACTGGCTCGGCGTCGGCGCCCAGCCGTCCGATACCGTTCGCAGCCTTCTCAGCGACCAGGGCATCATGCTGCACTTCCACCTTCTCCGCAAGGGCAAGAGCGAAGATGAAATCGCTCAGGAGCTCGAGGCCTGGCAGAAGGCGAAGGATGAGCGCAAGGCGAAGACCGTTTCCAAGAAGCAGCTCCGCGCCCAGCGCCGCGCCGAGGCGGAAGCCAAGGCAAAGGCCGAGGAAGAAGCCAAAGCCAAGGCCGAAGCAGAAGCAAAGGCGAAGGAAGAGGCTGAGGCCGCTGCCGCCGCTGCTGCTGAAGCACCCGCCGAAGAAGCACCGGCTGAGGAAGCTGCTGCTGACGACGCCGCTGAAGAAAAGGCGGAATAA
- the mtaB gene encoding tRNA (N(6)-L-threonylcarbamoyladenosine(37)-C(2))-methylthiotransferase MtaB, producing the protein MEGRAFVLPFYFREIFLFYRLMKRVSMHTLGCKLNYTETVTLREQFTGAGFDVVDFKDSSDVVLINTCSVTSKADAEARKLVRQALRRSPDAYVIVVGCYAQLRPEEIASIEGVDLVLGSKEKFHVMDYLNPALEKQGPRIIVDDVDDVTEFGPSAAADADERTRAFLKVQDGCDYSCSFCTIPMARGGSRSDSIARTVDHARHILGQGFREIVLSGVNVGDFGSGTDEDLYQLLLALNELDGDFRLRISSIEPNLLTDDIIRLTAESDRMCNHFHIPLQSGSDDVLRLMRRRYNTRRFRERIDAILTAVPDCGIGIDVIVGAPGETDERFEEGYRFLTDIPLEYLHVFTYSERPGTDALEIEEQVHPKQRAERNRMLRSLSQKKRRAFYQSQLGRTLDVLFEKVDDHGMIGGFTSNYVRVEIPYQPGMENSILPVRLDRIERGVVRGTLLSAPDTQTSYLSLPVIAVD; encoded by the coding sequence ATGGAAGGCAGGGCGTTCGTCCTGCCTTTCTATTTCCGCGAAATTTTCCTTTTTTACAGGCTTATGAAACGCGTAAGCATGCATACACTGGGCTGCAAGCTCAACTACACCGAGACCGTGACGCTGCGTGAGCAGTTTACAGGTGCGGGATTCGACGTTGTTGATTTCAAGGACAGCAGTGACGTCGTCCTGATCAACACCTGCTCGGTGACGTCGAAGGCGGATGCTGAAGCGCGCAAGCTGGTGCGGCAGGCACTCAGGCGTTCACCCGATGCCTATGTGATTGTGGTCGGCTGCTACGCACAGCTGCGTCCCGAGGAGATTGCTTCCATTGAGGGCGTGGATCTCGTGCTTGGCTCGAAAGAGAAATTCCATGTGATGGACTACCTCAATCCGGCACTGGAGAAACAGGGTCCGCGCATCATCGTCGATGATGTGGATGACGTCACCGAGTTTGGTCCCTCCGCGGCAGCGGACGCAGACGAACGCACTCGCGCTTTCCTGAAGGTGCAGGATGGCTGCGACTACAGCTGTTCGTTCTGCACCATCCCCATGGCCCGGGGCGGCAGCCGAAGCGACAGCATTGCCCGTACTGTCGATCACGCGCGACACATTCTTGGCCAGGGCTTCCGGGAAATCGTGCTGAGCGGTGTGAACGTCGGAGACTTCGGAAGCGGCACCGATGAGGATCTCTACCAGTTGCTGCTTGCGCTCAATGAGCTGGACGGCGATTTTCGCCTGCGCATCAGCAGCATCGAACCCAATCTGCTCACCGACGACATCATCCGGCTGACCGCGGAGTCTGACCGCATGTGCAATCACTTCCACATCCCGCTGCAATCGGGAAGCGATGATGTGCTGCGCCTCATGCGCCGGCGTTACAACACCCGCCGTTTCCGCGAGCGTATCGATGCGATACTCACCGCCGTGCCCGACTGCGGCATCGGCATCGACGTCATCGTCGGCGCTCCGGGAGAAACCGACGAACGCTTCGAGGAGGGATATCGATTTCTGACGGACATCCCACTCGAATACCTGCACGTGTTCACGTACTCGGAGCGTCCCGGAACGGATGCGCTGGAAATTGAGGAGCAGGTGCATCCAAAGCAGCGAGCGGAACGCAATCGTATGCTGCGTTCGCTTTCGCAGAAAAAGCGCCGCGCCTTTTACCAGTCCCAGCTCGGCCGCACGCTGGACGTACTGTTCGAGAAAGTCGACGATCACGGCATGATCGGCGGCTTCACGAGTAACTACGTACGCGTTGAAATCCCTTACCAGCCCGGTATGGAAAACAGCATCCTCCCCGTGCGCCTCGACCGCATCGAACGCGGCGTCGTCCGCGGCACGTTGCTGTCCGCACCCGACACGCAGACTTCCTACCTTTCCCTTCCCGTTATTGCAGTGGACTGA
- the rplS gene encoding 50S ribosomal protein L19: MNKVDLIEQSMMRSDLPEFAPGDVVNVHVRVKEGNKERIQEYQGIVIGIKGAGLKRTFTVRKVSNGVGVERIFPIHSPSIAKVVKVRQGNVRRAKLFYLRNLAAKQVRAKTT; this comes from the coding sequence ATGAACAAAGTCGATCTCATTGAACAGTCCATGATGCGCAGCGACTTGCCGGAATTCGCACCGGGTGATGTCGTGAACGTACACGTGCGCGTCAAGGAAGGGAACAAGGAACGTATCCAGGAATACCAGGGTATCGTCATTGGCATCAAAGGCGCCGGACTCAAGCGTACCTTCACCGTGCGCAAGGTTTCCAACGGCGTCGGCGTCGAACGTATTTTCCCCATCCACTCACCGTCCATCGCCAAGGTGGTGAAGGTGCGTCAGGGAAATGTGCGCCGCGCCAAGTTGTTCTATCTTCGCAACCTTGCCGCCAAGCAGGTTCGCGCGAAGACCACGTAA
- a CDS encoding group 1 truncated hemoglobin, whose product MENRAQDTLYARLGGTEGITALVDDIVDQHMSNPAVSARFLPYKEKPELLSQIKKHTVDFFSMGSGGPAAYKGRDMETTHRGMNISEAEYMHVVDDIMAVCERREIDDQSKSEVLSIAWSLKEQIMHK is encoded by the coding sequence ATGGAAAATAGAGCACAGGATACGCTGTACGCGCGCCTGGGTGGCACAGAGGGAATTACCGCGCTCGTCGACGATATTGTCGACCAGCATATGAGCAATCCAGCAGTCTCCGCGCGCTTTCTTCCCTATAAGGAGAAGCCGGAACTCCTTTCCCAGATAAAAAAACACACCGTTGATTTTTTTAGTATGGGCAGTGGGGGACCGGCAGCGTACAAGGGACGGGACATGGAAACGACGCATCGCGGTATGAATATCAGCGAGGCGGAGTACATGCACGTCGTCGACGACATCATGGCCGTCTGCGAAAGACGTGAAATCGACGATCAGAGTAAGAGCGAAGTCCTTTCTATCGCATGGTCGCTGAAAGAACAGATCATGCATAAGTAG
- a CDS encoding T9SS type A sorting domain-containing protein has translation MAHGAVQLRLYDILGRQLRTEIDRLSTSGTHYHSVDVTSLAPGTYIAVLTYRENTRDVTFQVLR, from the coding sequence TTGGCCCATGGGGCGGTGCAGCTCCGGCTCTATGACATCCTCGGCAGACAGCTGCGCACGGAGATCGATCGCTTATCCACTTCCGGCACGCATTACCATTCCGTCGATGTCACGTCGCTCGCACCCGGCACCTACATCGCCGTACTCACATACCGGGAAAACACTCGTGATGTCACCTTCCAGGTACTTCGGTAG
- the cysS gene encoding cysteine--tRNA ligase has product MSIAFYNTLSRKVESFTPISEGEVRMYTCGPTVYDFFHIGNARSFVMSDIIRRYFEFRGFRVTYVMNITDIDDKIINRANEEGVSSSQVANTFADAFLKDTARFGIRPADVHPRATETMEEIITHIQGLIDSGSAYVVDGDVFFRVSAFDGYGKLSRKNIDDLVVGSRVEADTRKENPVDFALWKSAKPGEPAWDAPWGSGRPGWHIECSVMSQKFLGETFDIHAGGNDLIFPHHENEIAQSEALTGAPFAHYWIHFGFLNIDNEKMSKSLGNFFTAREILEKYPATVLRFYYLQTHYRSPLNFTHEGLEAAKTGLQKLQGLYDTLRATAAGTQAFDVAAWETRFTDAMDDDFNTPAAFGALFEMTREANSVLRADDGMSDASRHALADFLQRVGVTLFGVLREEAEVQGGDEKLEGVMQLLIDLRTEARKEKQFALSDRIRDGLKELGIVLEDSREGTTWKFTS; this is encoded by the coding sequence ATGTCCATCGCTTTCTACAATACGCTCTCGCGAAAAGTCGAATCCTTCACCCCGATCAGCGAAGGCGAGGTGCGGATGTACACCTGCGGTCCCACGGTGTACGATTTCTTTCACATCGGCAACGCACGTTCTTTCGTCATGTCCGATATCATCCGGCGCTATTTCGAATTCCGTGGTTTCCGGGTGACTTACGTGATGAACATCACGGACATCGACGACAAAATCATCAACCGTGCAAATGAGGAAGGAGTGTCTTCCTCGCAGGTGGCAAATACGTTTGCAGACGCTTTCCTTAAAGACACCGCGCGTTTCGGTATTCGTCCCGCAGACGTGCATCCCCGCGCAACGGAAACGATGGAGGAAATCATCACGCATATCCAGGGACTCATCGACAGCGGTTCGGCTTACGTGGTAGACGGTGATGTGTTTTTCCGTGTCTCCGCTTTCGATGGCTATGGCAAACTCAGCCGCAAGAATATCGACGACCTCGTCGTGGGTTCCCGCGTCGAAGCGGATACGCGCAAGGAAAATCCTGTCGATTTCGCACTGTGGAAGAGCGCCAAGCCCGGTGAACCTGCCTGGGATGCACCCTGGGGCAGCGGCCGTCCGGGCTGGCATATCGAGTGCTCGGTGATGTCGCAGAAATTCCTCGGCGAAACGTTCGACATCCATGCCGGCGGCAACGATTTGATTTTCCCGCATCACGAAAACGAGATCGCGCAGAGCGAAGCCCTCACCGGTGCACCGTTCGCGCATTACTGGATCCATTTCGGTTTCCTGAACATCGACAACGAGAAAATGTCGAAGTCGCTCGGGAATTTCTTCACCGCCCGTGAAATCCTGGAGAAGTATCCCGCCACCGTGCTGCGTTTCTACTACCTGCAGACGCATTACCGGAGTCCGCTGAATTTCACGCACGAAGGACTCGAGGCTGCGAAAACCGGGCTCCAGAAACTGCAGGGTCTCTACGATACGCTGCGTGCTACCGCAGCAGGGACGCAGGCCTTCGATGTCGCCGCATGGGAAACCCGCTTTACCGATGCGATGGATGATGACTTCAATACTCCCGCCGCCTTCGGTGCGCTGTTTGAAATGACGCGCGAGGCGAACAGTGTGCTGCGAGCAGACGATGGCATGTCCGATGCATCACGCCATGCGCTTGCCGATTTTCTCCAGCGCGTCGGCGTGACGCTGTTCGGCGTTCTTCGCGAGGAAGCCGAGGTGCAGGGCGGCGATGAGAAGCTCGAGGGCGTGATGCAGCTGCTCATCGATCTCCGTACGGAAGCGCGGAAGGAAAAGCAGTTCGCACTGTCCGACAGGATTCGTGACGGACTCAAAGAGCTGGGTATCGTACTCGAGGATTCGCGGGAGGGGACAACCTGGAAATTCACGTCCTAG
- a CDS encoding DUF4242 domain-containing protein, with protein MPIFMDRHDVPGATAADVAHAHQKDLDIQDRYNCRAITYWFDEARGTAFCLIEAPDAQAVQAMHDSAHGLIPHLILQVESDTIEAFLGRIQDPETPAGTEPVTTEIIEPALRTILSLDTRSPSQLKMSADQASRSMAAKGRISDIVTRHGGREVEHAGNKFIASFSLLAEAITCAMEIRHFFSADSEGIAIGAVPRIGLSAGVPVTESSELFGDAVRSASLLSDHARKGEVLLAPSVYEYAGSEALGLPAGMRVLNDTEQQFLIALTEVAARVWTEPKLQNAEIAKELGLSTSQLYRQSIAVTGRAPSRFMQDYRLEKAACSIERREGTLSEIAFASGFCSLSYFSKCFKKKYGLLPSHYAAQLAHISTV; from the coding sequence ATGCCAATTTTTATGGATCGCCACGATGTACCCGGTGCGACAGCAGCGGATGTGGCACATGCGCACCAGAAAGATCTGGACATCCAGGACCGCTACAATTGCAGAGCCATAACCTACTGGTTCGATGAAGCCCGTGGGACAGCGTTCTGTCTGATAGAGGCGCCGGATGCGCAGGCGGTGCAGGCCATGCACGACAGCGCGCATGGCCTGATTCCACATCTGATTCTCCAGGTAGAGAGTGATACGATCGAGGCATTCCTCGGAAGAATACAGGATCCCGAGACGCCAGCAGGCACAGAACCCGTGACAACGGAGATCATCGAACCTGCACTTCGCACCATTCTCAGCCTCGATACGCGCAGCCCGTCTCAGCTTAAGATGTCGGCAGACCAGGCATCCCGAAGTATGGCTGCAAAAGGACGAATTTCTGATATTGTGACCCGGCATGGTGGCAGGGAGGTCGAACATGCGGGAAATAAATTCATTGCATCGTTTTCGCTCCTGGCGGAGGCGATCACCTGTGCAATGGAAATCCGGCACTTCTTTTCTGCCGATTCTGAAGGGATCGCCATCGGTGCGGTGCCTCGCATCGGTCTCAGCGCAGGAGTCCCGGTGACGGAGAGTTCGGAATTATTCGGCGATGCGGTACGCAGTGCGTCCCTGCTCAGCGATCATGCCAGGAAAGGTGAAGTGCTGCTCGCCCCATCCGTCTACGAATATGCCGGGAGCGAGGCGCTGGGACTTCCTGCCGGCATGCGTGTGCTCAACGATACTGAGCAGCAGTTTCTCATCGCACTAACGGAGGTCGCTGCACGCGTCTGGACTGAACCGAAGCTGCAGAACGCCGAGATCGCGAAGGAACTTGGTTTGAGTACGTCTCAACTGTATCGCCAATCCATCGCAGTCACCGGACGCGCGCCGAGTCGATTCATGCAGGATTACCGCCTCGAGAAAGCGGCCTGCTCCATCGAAAGACGTGAAGGGACGCTGAGTGAAATCGCGTTCGCTTCCGGTTTCTGCAGTCTTTCCTATTTCTCGAAATGCTTTAAAAAGAAGTACGGCCTGCTCCCATCACATTACGCCGCACAGCTCGCGCATATCTCGACTGTCTGA
- a CDS encoding cyclic nucleotide-binding domain-containing protein gives MADQEQHQPSSFLWGSFFQRDPEKNLLTLLRGVPIFEGLSRSDLKAVERILHRRKYHAGEYVFREGDPGLGMYIVEAGEVSIVSESRSTEIARLSKGDFFGEMSLFNERPRNASAVAYEDTKLFGFFQPDLFSLLETRPRIGVKVVAKLAGILAERLYKASVENARLLAEIARKEAP, from the coding sequence ATGGCCGATCAGGAACAACATCAACCGTCATCCTTCCTCTGGGGCAGCTTCTTCCAGCGCGACCCGGAGAAGAATCTCCTCACACTGCTGCGCGGCGTCCCGATTTTTGAAGGACTCTCACGCAGCGATCTCAAAGCGGTGGAGCGCATCCTGCACCGGCGCAAGTATCACGCGGGTGAGTATGTGTTCCGTGAAGGCGATCCCGGTCTCGGCATGTACATCGTCGAAGCTGGGGAAGTGTCGATTGTCAGCGAAAGCCGCTCTACGGAAATAGCGCGCCTGTCGAAAGGCGATTTCTTCGGAGAAATGTCACTGTTCAATGAGCGTCCCCGCAATGCCAGCGCCGTGGCCTATGAAGACACCAAGCTCTTCGGATTTTTCCAGCCGGATCTGTTCTCACTTCTGGAAACGCGTCCCAGGATCGGTGTGAAGGTGGTCGCCAAACTCGCCGGTATTCTGGCGGAACGCCTCTACAAGGCAAGCGTGGAAAACGCTCGTCTGCTAGCTGAGATCGCAAGGAAGGAAGCACCCTGA
- the recN gene encoding DNA repair protein RecN gives MLTSLVIRNFALIEEIRIPFGPGLTVMTGETGAGKSIVIDALGLVLGERADTTMVRQGSAKAVVEAELDASVIEHMRPALEEMDIDWQPVLILRREVSAKGISRAFINDTPVQVHALRTFGDRLVDIHGQHEHQSLLRPETHRDILDSDPAVAGKLSSYAALYADFTAAVKELAEALRTRDRIDERRLVAEHQLKEIAMVAPEEGEDEAVERDLKVVEHAEKLAVSANAILDLLYDGDQNVVDMLGRCDRHFTELRNIDDSFEEMQKEVEGASAGLAEIARSVRDYLESIDFSPDRAEQLRHRLAELTGLKRKFRATLSELLEKRAQLQEELDGLDSIDDRIEDLQRQTETLRAKTSTAASALSAARRKAAATLSKSVSAELAELGIKHAVFETQLGQQPATAADERHLLQDGVPVSADEYGWDDIEFQLSTNLGEEVKPLHKVVSGGEVSRIMLALKSIFAGRDRIPIMVFDEIDVGVSGGIAKKVGNAMKKLAKEHQILTITHLPQIAGVGNAHLLVEKHVGNGRTSTAVTVLDREERTREIARLLSGDKVTDAALQSARELMV, from the coding sequence ATGCTGACCTCGCTTGTTATCAGGAATTTCGCGCTGATCGAGGAAATCCGCATTCCTTTCGGACCGGGATTGACGGTCATGACAGGGGAGACCGGGGCGGGAAAATCCATTGTCATTGATGCGCTCGGACTCGTACTCGGCGAACGCGCCGACACGACCATGGTGCGCCAGGGGAGTGCCAAGGCGGTTGTCGAGGCTGAACTCGATGCGTCCGTCATTGAGCATATGCGTCCCGCTCTCGAGGAAATGGACATCGACTGGCAGCCGGTGCTCATCCTGCGACGCGAAGTCTCCGCAAAAGGGATCAGCCGCGCCTTCATCAACGATACGCCCGTACAGGTCCATGCCCTTCGCACCTTTGGTGATCGTCTCGTCGACATTCACGGTCAGCACGAGCATCAATCCCTTCTCCGGCCGGAAACCCATCGCGATATTCTCGACTCCGACCCCGCCGTCGCCGGCAAGCTCTCCTCCTACGCCGCGCTGTACGCTGACTTCACCGCCGCGGTGAAGGAACTCGCCGAAGCGCTTCGCACCCGCGATCGTATAGACGAACGACGTCTCGTGGCTGAGCATCAGCTGAAAGAAATTGCCATGGTCGCTCCGGAAGAAGGAGAGGACGAAGCAGTCGAACGCGATCTCAAGGTGGTCGAGCATGCGGAAAAGCTGGCTGTCTCGGCTAACGCCATCCTTGATCTCCTGTACGACGGGGATCAGAACGTTGTCGACATGCTGGGCCGCTGCGACAGGCATTTTACCGAGCTGCGCAATATCGATGACAGTTTCGAGGAAATGCAGAAAGAAGTGGAAGGCGCATCTGCCGGACTCGCGGAAATTGCGCGCTCGGTGCGGGATTACCTTGAGAGTATCGATTTTTCTCCTGATCGGGCCGAGCAGCTGCGACACCGTCTGGCGGAGTTGACCGGGCTGAAACGGAAATTCCGTGCCACGCTTTCGGAGCTTCTCGAAAAGCGCGCTCAGCTGCAGGAAGAACTCGACGGACTCGATTCCATCGACGACCGCATTGAAGACCTGCAGCGGCAGACCGAAACCTTGCGAGCGAAAACATCCACCGCGGCGTCAGCGCTCAGTGCAGCCCGCAGGAAAGCCGCAGCCACGCTGTCGAAAAGTGTATCGGCCGAACTTGCGGAGCTGGGTATCAAGCACGCAGTGTTTGAGACACAACTCGGCCAGCAACCCGCGACCGCTGCTGATGAGCGGCATCTTCTGCAGGACGGTGTTCCTGTCTCCGCGGATGAGTATGGCTGGGATGACATAGAGTTTCAGCTGTCCACGAACCTGGGAGAGGAAGTGAAACCGTTGCATAAAGTGGTTTCCGGCGGTGAGGTCTCGCGCATCATGCTTGCGTTGAAATCCATCTTTGCGGGGCGTGACCGCATTCCCATCATGGTGTTCGATGAGATCGACGTTGGTGTCAGTGGCGGTATCGCCAAGAAGGTCGGCAACGCCATGAAGAAGCTTGCGAAAGAACATCAAATACTTACCATCACACACCTCCCGCAGATTGCAGGTGTCGGCAATGCGCATCTTCTGGTCGAAAAGCACGTAGGAAACGGAAGGACGTCCACCGCCGTGACCGTACTCGACAGGGAAGAGCGCACCCGTGAAATCGCACGCCTGCTGAGCGGCGACAAGGTGACCGACGCCGCCTTACAGAGTGCGCGCGAGCTGATGGTGTAG
- the ffh gene encoding signal recognition particle protein codes for MFEALSDRLEDALRRVKGQHRISEDNVSETLREVRRALLEADVNFQVTKDFIENVKEKALGQDVLKSLTPGQQIVKVLHDELVSLMGSERVDLNYARTGPTIIMVAGLQGSGKTTFSAKLAKHLKSSGRQPLLVAGDVYRPAAIGQLKQLAGQIDIPVYSGDEKNPVKIAEESLEYARKNLCNVIIIDTAGRLSIDEQMMQEVADIKKRVNPTEILFVVDSMTGQDAVNTAKAFHDRLDYHGVVLTKLDGDTRGGAALSIRRVVDKPIKFASIGEKLEALEAFHPDRMASRILGMGDIVTLAEKAQEQFDADEAAKLEQKMRKNQFTLEDFYSQLQAIKKMGPLSSVMEMIPGLGKALRGVEIDDRSFVQIEAMIQSMTPEERQKPAIINGSRRKRIAAGSGTTVQDVNRLLKQFTDMQKMMKRLTRGGMRQFAKGMMNQKFS; via the coding sequence ATGTTTGAAGCACTGTCCGACAGATTAGAAGATGCCCTTCGCCGCGTAAAGGGGCAGCACCGCATTTCGGAAGACAACGTCTCCGAAACCCTGCGGGAGGTGCGCCGTGCCCTGCTGGAAGCCGATGTGAACTTCCAGGTGACGAAGGATTTCATTGAAAATGTAAAGGAAAAGGCGCTCGGGCAGGATGTGCTCAAGAGCCTGACGCCCGGACAGCAGATCGTCAAGGTGCTGCATGACGAGCTGGTCTCGCTCATGGGCTCGGAGCGTGTGGATCTGAATTATGCGCGGACGGGACCGACCATCATCATGGTGGCGGGTCTGCAGGGCTCCGGTAAAACGACGTTTAGTGCCAAGCTCGCGAAGCATCTCAAGAGCAGTGGCCGGCAGCCGCTTCTGGTCGCAGGTGACGTGTATCGTCCCGCGGCTATCGGACAGCTGAAGCAGCTGGCCGGACAGATTGACATCCCGGTGTACTCGGGCGATGAGAAAAACCCGGTCAAGATCGCCGAGGAGTCGCTGGAATACGCGCGCAAGAATCTCTGCAATGTCATCATCATCGATACGGCGGGACGTCTCTCCATCGATGAGCAGATGATGCAGGAAGTCGCCGATATCAAGAAGCGCGTCAATCCCACCGAAATCCTGTTCGTGGTCGACTCAATGACGGGTCAGGATGCTGTCAATACGGCCAAGGCCTTCCACGACCGTCTTGACTATCACGGTGTGGTGCTGACGAAGCTCGATGGTGATACCCGTGGCGGTGCGGCACTCTCGATTCGCCGCGTGGTCGACAAACCGATCAAGTTTGCGTCCATCGGCGAGAAGCTCGAAGCGCTCGAAGCCTTCCATCCCGACCGCATGGCCTCACGCATCCTCGGCATGGGCGATATCGTCACCCTCGCCGAAAAGGCGCAGGAGCAGTTCGATGCCGACGAAGCAGCCAAGCTCGAACAGAAAATGCGGAAGAACCAGTTCACGCTGGAGGATTTCTATTCGCAGCTGCAGGCCATCAAGAAAATGGGTCCGCTCTCGTCGGTGATGGAGATGATACCCGGACTCGGCAAGGCCCTCCGCGGTGTGGAAATCGATGACCGCTCTTTCGTCCAGATCGAAGCGATGATACAGTCGATGACGCCCGAAGAGCGGCAGAAACCCGCGATCATCAACGGAAGCCGACGCAAGCGCATCGCCGCGGGCAGCGGCACGACGGTGCAGGATGTCAACCGCCTGCTCAAGCAGTTCACCGATATGCAGAAAATGATGAAACGCCTGACGCGCGGCGGCATGCGCCAGTTCGCCAAAGGCATGATGAACCAGAAATTTTCATAA